One window from the genome of Ictidomys tridecemlineatus isolate mIctTri1 chromosome 12, mIctTri1.hap1, whole genome shotgun sequence encodes:
- the LOC144369129 gene encoding uncharacterized protein LOC144369129 isoform X1, whose translation MEPWYPGTHLTDQAIRAHLVGETGVRRMFSCGCKQCRASGSQESQGGQLALLWMHWVRLHLRRQSLWRLSQRSSRITGENDENTEEPFRVQSLEPYRQDQLRNELLPVICGRNHFSSNMGLISWDFIPTQQVLDLLFPSASPSFLGTWVNFHTEASHQPPGSLSLQQLLPYVWLLLSGFNLEHQAHHLLAPTEDGISSQAEPESQADCATSSVPVTAPKPTPEPEPSPREGAEPESRTSGVSTQYSPRPKYTNPMRGRCVIRIYLENERTTQYRSILVTSQDRTPVVIRKALDVHLLQQKDPKNYELLHIVENHQKLRVPADAKVYYSLIGGVHYNFLLRETDASKSLKVKPKEFLEPSVAVASRTPAAVSSSSAVAAGSLPQATQSNECCMRKVTSSSSSLLHSSEQVEDNRFIYVLLEGQSERESKRILVTSVDTVKSLIRRALDQNLLQHEDVDNFELLRMIPLHEKIKAPDHSPMYQSRTPRIKYFIVRKRREVKRKEFSESTCKSSRPHSHKQVGDTCLIRVHLEIQSPKSAKKVLVTCQDRAPVFIRRALDRHLLTQEKPEDYELGQIISHRQKLRIPAQANVFYAKNPHRKPIFVLRKRSHPQNNDEWIQPQPPSRPTKKAPALLRMLAKPFCSCVPGQG comes from the exons atggaaccctggtatccaggcacccacttaactgaccaagccatccgagctcatttggttggagaaactggagtgagaaggatgttctcctgtggttgcaaacaatgccgagcctcaggctcccaggaatctcaggggggccaactagcccttttgtggatgcactgggtgaggcttcatcttagacgccagagcctctggagattgtcgcagaggagctcaagaatAACA ggtgaaaatgatgagaacacggaggagcccttcagggtacagagccttgaaccttataggcaggaccagcttaggaatgagctcctgcctgtcatttgtgggagaaaccatttcagcagcaacatggggttaatctcctgggatttcatccccacccagcaggtgctggatctcttgttcccaag tgcctcaccttccttcctggggacctgggtgaacttccacaccgaggcttcccatcagcctccaggctctctgagtctgcagcagctgctgccatatGTGTGGCTCCTCCTGAGTGGCTTTAACTTGgagcaccaagcacaccacctgcTGGCCCCTActgaagatggcatatcaagccaggcagagcctgagagccaggcagactgtg ctacaagctcagttcctgtcacggctcctaagccaaccccagagccagagccttctcccagggaaggggcagagccggagtccaggacatcaggggtctccactcagTACTCCCCACGGCCCAAATATACCAATCCGATGAGAGGCAGGTGCGTCATTCGCatctacctggaaaatgaaaggacaacacagtataggagcatcctg gtgacctcccAGGACAGGACTCCAGTCGTAATCCGCAAGGCCTTAGATGtacacttgctccagcagaaggatccaaaaaactatgagcttCTGCATATTGTCgagaaccatcaga agctgagggtcCCTGCTGATGCGAAAGTATATTACAGCCTGATTGGAGGAGTgcattataactttcttcttcgggaaacagatgccagcaagtcgttgaaggtcaagccaaaggag ttcttggagccttctgtggcagtggcatccaggaccccagcagctgtgagcagcagctctgcagtggctgcaggatcattgccccaggccacccaaagcaatgagtgctgcatgagaaaagtcaccagtagcagctcctcactgcttcactccagcgagcaggtggaagacaaccGCTTTATTTatgtcctcctagagggacagagcgaGAGAGAgtcaaagcgcatcctg gtgaccagTGTGGATACAGTGAAgagcctcatccgcagggccttggaccaaaatttgttgcagcatgaggatgtggacaactttgagctgctgagaatgattcctctgcatgaga aaatcaaggccCCTGACCACTCACCCATGTATCAGTCTAGGACCCCGcggataaaatatttcatcgtgaggaaacgccgcgaggtcaagagaaaggag ttctcagaatcaacctgcaagtcctccaggccgcattcccacaagcaggtgggagacacctgcttaattcgtgtccacttagaaataCAAAGTCCAAAGTCGGCCAAGAAGgtcctg gtgacctgccaagatCGGGCTCCTGTcttcatccgcagggccctcgaccgacacttgcttactcaggagaagccggaggattatgagctgggccaaatcatctctcaccgtcaga agctgaggattccagcgcaggccaacgtattttacgcaaagaaccctcacagaAAACCCatcttcgtgctgaggaaaaggagccacccccaaaataatgatgagtggatccagcctcaacctccctctcgtcctacaaagaaggctccagccctcctgaggatgcttgcaaaaccattctgcagctgtgtgcctgggcagggctga
- the LOC144369129 gene encoding uncharacterized protein LOC144369129 isoform X3, which translates to MEPWYPGTHLTDQAIRAHLVGETGVRRMFSCGCKQCRASGSQESQGGQLALLWMHWVRLHLRRQSLWRLSQRSSRITGENDENTEEPFRVQSLEPYRQDQLRNELLPVICGRNHFSSNMGLISWDFIPTQQVLDLLFPSASPSFLGTWVNFHTEASHQPPGSLSLQQLLPYVWLLLSGFNLEHQAHHLLAPTEDGISSQAEPESQADCATSSVPVTAPKPTPEPEPSPREGAEPESRTSGVSTQYSPRPKYTNPMRGRCVIRIYLENERTTQYRSILVTSQDRTPVVIRKALDVHLLQQKDPKNYELLHIVENHQKLRVPADAKVYYSLIGGVHYNFLLRETDASKSLKVKPKEFLEPSVAVASRTPAAVSSSSAVAAGSLPQATQSNECCMRKVTSSSSSLLHSSEQVEDNRFIYVLLEGQSERESKRILVTSVDTVKSLIRRALDQNLLQHEDVDNFELLRMIPLHEKIKAPDHSPMYQSRTPRIKYFIVRKRREVKRKES; encoded by the exons atggaaccctggtatccaggcacccacttaactgaccaagccatccgagctcatttggttggagaaactggagtgagaaggatgttctcctgtggttgcaaacaatgccgagcctcaggctcccaggaatctcaggggggccaactagcccttttgtggatgcactgggtgaggcttcatcttagacgccagagcctctggagattgtcgcagaggagctcaagaatAACA ggtgaaaatgatgagaacacggaggagcccttcagggtacagagccttgaaccttataggcaggaccagcttaggaatgagctcctgcctgtcatttgtgggagaaaccatttcagcagcaacatggggttaatctcctgggatttcatccccacccagcaggtgctggatctcttgttcccaag tgcctcaccttccttcctggggacctgggtgaacttccacaccgaggcttcccatcagcctccaggctctctgagtctgcagcagctgctgccatatGTGTGGCTCCTCCTGAGTGGCTTTAACTTGgagcaccaagcacaccacctgcTGGCCCCTActgaagatggcatatcaagccaggcagagcctgagagccaggcagactgtg ctacaagctcagttcctgtcacggctcctaagccaaccccagagccagagccttctcccagggaaggggcagagccggagtccaggacatcaggggtctccactcagTACTCCCCACGGCCCAAATATACCAATCCGATGAGAGGCAGGTGCGTCATTCGCatctacctggaaaatgaaaggacaacacagtataggagcatcctg gtgacctcccAGGACAGGACTCCAGTCGTAATCCGCAAGGCCTTAGATGtacacttgctccagcagaaggatccaaaaaactatgagcttCTGCATATTGTCgagaaccatcaga agctgagggtcCCTGCTGATGCGAAAGTATATTACAGCCTGATTGGAGGAGTgcattataactttcttcttcgggaaacagatgccagcaagtcgttgaaggtcaagccaaaggag ttcttggagccttctgtggcagtggcatccaggaccccagcagctgtgagcagcagctctgcagtggctgcaggatcattgccccaggccacccaaagcaatgagtgctgcatgagaaaagtcaccagtagcagctcctcactgcttcactccagcgagcaggtggaagacaaccGCTTTATTTatgtcctcctagagggacagagcgaGAGAGAgtcaaagcgcatcctg gtgaccagTGTGGATACAGTGAAgagcctcatccgcagggccttggaccaaaatttgttgcagcatgaggatgtggacaactttgagctgctgagaatgattcctctgcatgaga aaatcaaggccCCTGACCACTCACCCATGTATCAGTCTAGGACCCCGcggataaaatatttcatcgtgaggaaacgccgcgaggtcaagagaaaggag agctga
- the LOC144369129 gene encoding uncharacterized protein LOC144369129 isoform X2 — MEPWYPGTHLTDQAIRAHLVGETGVRRMFSCGCKQCRASGSQESQGGQLALLWMHWVRLHLRRQSLWRLSQRSSRITGENDENTEEPFRVQSLEPYRQDQLRNELLPVICGRNHFSSNMGLISWDFIPTQQVLDLLFPSASPSFLGTWVNFHTEASHQPPGSLSLQQLLPYVWLLLSGFNLEHQAHHLLAPTEDGISSQAEPESQADCATSSVPVTAPKPTPEPEPSPREGAEPESRTSGVSTQYSPRPKYTNPMRGRCVIRIYLENERTTQYRSILVTSQDRTPVVIRKALDVHLLQQKDPKNYELLHIVENHQKLRVPADAKVYYSLIGGVHYNFLLRETDASKSLKVKPKEVTSVDTVKSLIRRALDQNLLQHEDVDNFELLRMIPLHEKIKAPDHSPMYQSRTPRIKYFIVRKRREVKRKEFSESTCKSSRPHSHKQVGDTCLIRVHLEIQSPKSAKKVLVTCQDRAPVFIRRALDRHLLTQEKPEDYELGQIISHRQKLRIPAQANVFYAKNPHRKPIFVLRKRSHPQNNDEWIQPQPPSRPTKKAPALLRMLAKPFCSCVPGQG; from the exons atggaaccctggtatccaggcacccacttaactgaccaagccatccgagctcatttggttggagaaactggagtgagaaggatgttctcctgtggttgcaaacaatgccgagcctcaggctcccaggaatctcaggggggccaactagcccttttgtggatgcactgggtgaggcttcatcttagacgccagagcctctggagattgtcgcagaggagctcaagaatAACA ggtgaaaatgatgagaacacggaggagcccttcagggtacagagccttgaaccttataggcaggaccagcttaggaatgagctcctgcctgtcatttgtgggagaaaccatttcagcagcaacatggggttaatctcctgggatttcatccccacccagcaggtgctggatctcttgttcccaag tgcctcaccttccttcctggggacctgggtgaacttccacaccgaggcttcccatcagcctccaggctctctgagtctgcagcagctgctgccatatGTGTGGCTCCTCCTGAGTGGCTTTAACTTGgagcaccaagcacaccacctgcTGGCCCCTActgaagatggcatatcaagccaggcagagcctgagagccaggcagactgtg ctacaagctcagttcctgtcacggctcctaagccaaccccagagccagagccttctcccagggaaggggcagagccggagtccaggacatcaggggtctccactcagTACTCCCCACGGCCCAAATATACCAATCCGATGAGAGGCAGGTGCGTCATTCGCatctacctggaaaatgaaaggacaacacagtataggagcatcctg gtgacctcccAGGACAGGACTCCAGTCGTAATCCGCAAGGCCTTAGATGtacacttgctccagcagaaggatccaaaaaactatgagcttCTGCATATTGTCgagaaccatcaga agctgagggtcCCTGCTGATGCGAAAGTATATTACAGCCTGATTGGAGGAGTgcattataactttcttcttcgggaaacagatgccagcaagtcgttgaaggtcaagccaaaggag gtgaccagTGTGGATACAGTGAAgagcctcatccgcagggccttggaccaaaatttgttgcagcatgaggatgtggacaactttgagctgctgagaatgattcctctgcatgaga aaatcaaggccCCTGACCACTCACCCATGTATCAGTCTAGGACCCCGcggataaaatatttcatcgtgaggaaacgccgcgaggtcaagagaaaggag ttctcagaatcaacctgcaagtcctccaggccgcattcccacaagcaggtgggagacacctgcttaattcgtgtccacttagaaataCAAAGTCCAAAGTCGGCCAAGAAGgtcctg gtgacctgccaagatCGGGCTCCTGTcttcatccgcagggccctcgaccgacacttgcttactcaggagaagccggaggattatgagctgggccaaatcatctctcaccgtcaga agctgaggattccagcgcaggccaacgtattttacgcaaagaaccctcacagaAAACCCatcttcgtgctgaggaaaaggagccacccccaaaataatgatgagtggatccagcctcaacctccctctcgtcctacaaagaaggctccagccctcctgaggatgcttgcaaaaccattctgcagctgtgtgcctgggcagggctga